The Mycobacteriales bacterium genome has a segment encoding these proteins:
- a CDS encoding EamA family transporter, whose amino-acid sequence MRLPAPTLAIGSMVLVQIASALSTHQFAALTPAGSAWLRLAVAGLVLLAVARPRLRAFSRRALVGTLLLGATTGLLTLAFIEAVARIPLGTAVAIEFLGPLGVAAVRAHRPAALLWPTLALAGVLALTEPWTGSIDLGGVGFALAAAAGWAAYLVLTQRVGAEVEGLRPLAVSMSAGALLTAPLAAGPALTGLTPGIALAGIGLGLLSPLLPYALELAALRRMTLTAFGTLMALEPGIATVLGLVLLAQAPNWLQAAGVVLVVAAGIGAQRTARTAAASVPASVEGRSQTNPRQTYAAA is encoded by the coding sequence ATGAGGCTGCCCGCTCCCACCCTGGCCATCGGCTCGATGGTGCTGGTGCAGATCGCATCGGCGCTGTCCACGCACCAGTTCGCGGCGCTGACTCCGGCCGGGTCGGCCTGGCTGCGGCTGGCCGTGGCCGGGCTGGTGCTGCTGGCGGTGGCCCGGCCGCGGCTGCGCGCGTTCAGCCGCCGGGCGCTGGTCGGCACGCTGCTGCTGGGGGCCACGACCGGGCTGCTCACGCTGGCGTTCATCGAGGCGGTCGCCCGGATCCCGCTCGGGACGGCGGTCGCGATCGAGTTCCTCGGCCCGCTCGGCGTCGCCGCGGTCCGGGCGCACCGGCCGGCCGCGCTGCTCTGGCCGACGCTCGCGCTGGCCGGCGTCCTCGCGCTGACCGAGCCCTGGACCGGCTCGATCGACCTCGGCGGGGTCGGCTTCGCGCTGGCCGCCGCGGCCGGCTGGGCCGCCTACCTGGTGCTCACCCAGCGGGTCGGCGCCGAGGTCGAGGGCCTGCGCCCGCTCGCGGTCTCGATGAGCGCGGGCGCGCTGCTGACCGCGCCGCTGGCGGCCGGTCCGGCGCTCACCGGGCTGACTCCCGGGATCGCGCTGGCCGGGATCGGGCTCGGCCTGCTCAGCCCGCTGCTGCCGTACGCGCTGGAGCTGGCGGCGTTGCGCCGGATGACGCTGACCGCGTTCGGGACGCTGATGGCGCTGGAGCCGGGGATCGCGACCGTGCTCGGGCTGGTGCTGCTGGCCCAGGCGCCGAACTGGCTGCAGGCGGCCGGCGTGGTGCTGGTGGTCGCGGCCGGGATCGGCGCTCAGCGCACCGCGCGCACCGCCGCCGCCAGCGTCCCGGCGTCGGTCGAGGGGCGGTCGCAGACGAACCCCCGGCAGACGTACGCGGCCGCCTGA
- the arfB gene encoding alternative ribosome rescue aminoacyl-tRNA hydrolase ArfB produces the protein MPADLSVSSRVTIPGDELTERFSRSSGPGGQGVNTTDSRVELVWDLGASTLPAETLDRLRRRLGSRLTGDSLVVVASERRSQLRNRESARERLAGLVARALEPPPPPRRATRPSRGATERRISAKKRRSATKRTRRGDSYD, from the coding sequence GTGCCCGCTGACCTGTCCGTCTCGTCCCGGGTGACGATCCCGGGCGACGAGCTGACCGAGCGGTTCTCCCGCTCGTCCGGTCCGGGCGGCCAGGGCGTCAACACCACCGACTCGCGGGTCGAGCTGGTCTGGGACCTGGGCGCGTCCACGCTGCCGGCGGAGACGCTGGACCGGCTGCGGCGCCGGCTGGGATCGCGGCTGACCGGGGACTCGCTGGTCGTCGTCGCGTCCGAGCGGCGCTCGCAGTTGCGCAACCGGGAGTCGGCCCGGGAACGGCTGGCCGGGCTGGTGGCCCGGGCATTGGAGCCGCCGCCCCCGCCGCGCCGGGCGACCCGGCCGTCCCGGGGCGCGACCGAACGCCGGATCTCGGCCAAGAAGCGCCGCTCGGCGACCAAACGGACCCGCCGCGGCGACTCGTACGACTAG
- a CDS encoding thioredoxin domain-containing protein — translation MANRLATATSPYLLQHQDNPVDWWPWSAEAFAAARERDVPVLLSVGYAACHWCHVMAHESFEDDETAALINKGFVAIKVDREERPDVDAVYMEATQGMTGQGGWPMTCFLTPDGAPFYCGTYFPRPVLQRLLGSVGDAWRDRRDEVVDAGQRIVTALSAPRELTPAPLDATVLDQAAAELRAGYDPANGGFGGAPKFPPSMVLEFLLRRHARTGDGLDLVTGTAEAMARGGMYDQLAGGFARYSVDAGWVVPHFEKMLYDNALLLRLYLHLWRETGSPLASRVVRETAEFLLRDLRTAEGGFASALDADAAGVEGLTYAWTPAQLIAALGYEDGEWAAGLLSVTEAGTFEHGSSTLQLRADPADPERWERVRAMLLVVRDGRPQPARDDKVVAAWNGLAIAGLAEAGALLGEPGWVTAAVEAATLLLDLHVVDGRLRRTSRDGVVGESAGVLEDHGDLAEGLLALHQATADPRWLTAAGELLDTVLARFGDGRGGFHDTADDAEELIRRPWDPADGPTPSGPAAAAGALLTHAALAERTDHRAAADAALASLAPIVGSYPRAGGWAAAVAEAALAGPLQVAVVGNGPAPVGTAGRSADVGLSADVGLSAGADAGLPAVAGAGSAAEAGAAVPGAAAELVRVARLGTSPGLVVVAGEPDLPGVPLLAQRPLVNGQAAAYVCRGFVCDRPSTDAGTLAAAVRAVR, via the coding sequence ATGGCCAACCGCCTCGCGACCGCCACCAGCCCGTACCTGCTCCAGCACCAGGACAACCCGGTCGACTGGTGGCCGTGGTCGGCCGAGGCGTTCGCGGCCGCCCGGGAGCGGGACGTGCCGGTCCTGCTGTCCGTCGGGTACGCGGCCTGCCACTGGTGCCACGTGATGGCGCACGAGTCGTTCGAGGACGACGAGACGGCCGCGCTGATCAACAAGGGTTTCGTCGCGATCAAGGTCGACCGGGAGGAGCGGCCCGACGTCGACGCGGTCTACATGGAGGCGACCCAGGGCATGACCGGCCAGGGCGGCTGGCCGATGACCTGCTTCCTCACCCCGGACGGGGCGCCGTTCTACTGCGGGACGTACTTCCCCAGGCCGGTGCTCCAGCGGCTGCTCGGCTCGGTCGGGGACGCCTGGCGGGACCGCCGGGACGAGGTCGTCGACGCCGGTCAGCGCATCGTCACCGCGTTGTCCGCGCCGCGCGAGCTGACCCCGGCCCCGCTGGACGCGACCGTGCTGGACCAGGCCGCGGCCGAGCTGCGGGCCGGTTACGACCCGGCCAACGGGGGCTTCGGCGGGGCGCCGAAGTTCCCGCCGTCGATGGTGCTGGAGTTCCTGCTGCGCCGGCACGCCCGGACCGGCGACGGCCTGGACCTGGTCACCGGCACGGCCGAGGCGATGGCCCGCGGCGGGATGTATGACCAGCTCGCCGGCGGCTTCGCCCGCTACTCGGTCGACGCCGGCTGGGTGGTGCCGCACTTCGAGAAGATGCTCTACGACAACGCCCTGCTGCTGCGGCTCTACCTGCACCTCTGGCGGGAGACCGGGTCGCCGCTGGCGTCGCGCGTCGTCCGCGAGACGGCGGAGTTCCTGCTGCGCGATCTCCGTACGGCCGAGGGCGGGTTCGCCTCCGCGCTGGACGCGGACGCGGCCGGGGTCGAGGGGCTGACGTACGCCTGGACGCCGGCCCAGCTGATCGCCGCGCTCGGCTACGAGGACGGCGAGTGGGCGGCCGGGCTGCTGTCGGTGACCGAGGCCGGCACGTTCGAGCACGGGTCCTCCACGCTGCAGCTGCGGGCCGACCCGGCCGACCCGGAGCGCTGGGAGCGGGTCCGGGCGATGCTGCTGGTGGTCCGGGACGGCCGCCCGCAGCCGGCCCGCGACGACAAGGTGGTCGCGGCCTGGAACGGGCTGGCCATCGCCGGGCTGGCCGAGGCCGGCGCGCTGCTGGGCGAGCCGGGCTGGGTGACCGCGGCGGTCGAGGCCGCCACCCTGCTGCTGGACCTGCACGTGGTCGACGGCCGGCTGCGGCGGACCTCCCGGGACGGCGTGGTGGGGGAGTCGGCCGGGGTGCTGGAGGACCACGGCGACCTGGCCGAGGGGCTGCTCGCGCTGCACCAGGCCACAGCCGACCCGCGCTGGCTGACCGCCGCGGGCGAGCTGCTGGACACGGTGCTGGCCCGCTTCGGGGACGGCCGGGGCGGCTTCCACGACACCGCCGACGACGCCGAGGAGCTCATCCGGCGGCCCTGGGACCCGGCCGACGGGCCGACCCCGTCCGGTCCCGCTGCCGCGGCCGGGGCGCTGCTCACGCACGCCGCGCTGGCCGAGCGGACCGATCACCGGGCCGCCGCCGACGCCGCGCTGGCCTCGCTCGCGCCGATCGTGGGGTCGTACCCGCGGGCCGGGGGCTGGGCCGCCGCGGTGGCCGAGGCCGCCCTGGCGGGGCCCCTGCAGGTCGCCGTCGTGGGCAACGGCCCGGCTCCGGTCGGCACCGCGGGCCGGTCGGCTGACGTGGGCCTGTCGGCCGACGTGGGCCTGTCGGCCGGCGCCGACGCCGGCTTGCCGGCCGTGGCCGGCGCCGGTTCGGCGGCCGAGGCCGGCGCTGCGGTGCCGGGCGCCGCGGCGGAGCTGGTTCGGGTGGCGCGGCTGGGGACGTCGCCGGGGTTGGTCGTGGTGGCGGGGGAGCCGGACCTTCCCGGGGTACCGCTGCTGGCCCAGCGGCCGCTGGTAAACGGTCAGGCGGCCGCGTACGTCTGCCGGGGGTTCGTCTGCGACCGCCCCTCGACCGACGCCGGGACGCTGGCGGCGGCGGTGCGCGCGGTGCGCTGA
- a CDS encoding isoprenyl transferase translates to MPVRDLLYTVYERRLRRQLAGRPVPRHVGVMCDGNRRWARAAGAGDVSFGHQAGADRIEDVLRWSADAGVEVVTLWLLSTENLSRPESELQPLLRIIEELVGDLAADRAGWRITLVGALDLLPPETAHLLKTAAEKTALGQGLAVNIAVGYGGRQEIADAVRSLLYEHAASGGTIEELAEVLDVDHIAEHLYTRGQPDPDLVIRTSGEQRMSGFLLWQSAHSEFYFCEAYWPDFRRIDFLRALRAYADRHRRFGA, encoded by the coding sequence GTGCCTGTGCGTGACCTGCTCTACACCGTGTACGAGCGGCGGTTGCGCCGCCAGCTCGCCGGCCGGCCGGTTCCCCGGCACGTCGGGGTCATGTGCGACGGCAACAGACGGTGGGCCCGCGCGGCGGGCGCCGGGGACGTGAGCTTCGGGCACCAGGCCGGCGCCGACCGGATCGAGGACGTGCTGCGCTGGAGCGCGGACGCCGGGGTCGAGGTCGTGACGCTCTGGCTGCTGTCGACGGAGAACCTGTCCCGGCCCGAGTCCGAGCTGCAGCCGCTGCTGCGGATCATCGAGGAGCTCGTCGGCGACCTGGCCGCGGACCGGGCCGGCTGGCGGATCACGCTGGTCGGCGCCCTGGACCTGCTGCCGCCGGAGACCGCGCACCTGCTCAAGACCGCCGCGGAGAAGACCGCGCTCGGGCAGGGCCTGGCCGTGAACATCGCCGTCGGGTACGGCGGCCGGCAGGAGATCGCCGACGCCGTCCGGTCCCTGCTCTACGAGCACGCCGCCTCCGGCGGGACCATCGAGGAGCTGGCCGAGGTCCTCGACGTCGACCACATCGCCGAGCACCTCTACACCCGCGGCCAGCCCGACCCGGACCTGGTGATCCGGACGTCGGGGGAGCAGCGGATGAGCGGGTTCCTGCTCTGGCAGAGCGCGCACTCGGAGTTCTACTTCTGCGAGGCGTACTGGCCGGACTTCCGGCGGATCGACTTCCTGCGCGCGCTGCGTGCGTACGCCGATCGCCACCGCCGCTTCGGCGCGTAG
- a CDS encoding alcohol dehydrogenase catalytic domain-containing protein has product MRAAVFEGPGNIRIQDVPDPEIELTTDAVVRVVSAALCGSDLWSYRGYGQRQPGERIGHEFLGVVTDVGPDVRTVRPGDLVISPFTWSDGTCEYCLSGLTTSCVDGGVFGEPGHDGAQGEAVRVPHADGTLVVVPPALRDADPSLLLPLCDVLPTGHHAALAAGVKFGHRVVVVGDGAVGLCAVLAARRLGAESVTVIGHHEQRLELARRLGATDVVSGRGDSVAEQVITLTGGAHAVLECVGAQAAMDMAVAVARDGATIGYVGVPHLVEGIDLTQLFNRNIDLAGGITPARVYLPELMTDIALGNLDASAVLDSVVDLAGVPEGYLAMDGRKSLKVRVDVSTV; this is encoded by the coding sequence GTGCGCGCCGCTGTGTTCGAAGGACCGGGGAACATCCGGATCCAGGACGTCCCGGACCCCGAGATCGAGCTGACGACCGACGCGGTCGTCCGGGTCGTCTCCGCCGCGCTCTGCGGCTCCGACCTCTGGTCGTACCGGGGGTACGGGCAGCGGCAGCCGGGCGAGCGGATCGGGCACGAGTTCCTCGGCGTGGTCACCGACGTCGGCCCCGACGTCCGGACCGTACGGCCCGGGGACCTGGTGATCTCGCCGTTCACCTGGTCCGACGGGACCTGTGAGTACTGCCTCTCCGGGCTGACCACGTCCTGCGTGGACGGCGGCGTGTTCGGCGAGCCCGGGCACGACGGCGCCCAGGGCGAGGCCGTGCGCGTCCCGCACGCGGACGGCACGCTGGTCGTGGTGCCGCCGGCGCTGCGGGACGCCGACCCGAGCCTGCTGCTGCCGCTCTGCGACGTGCTGCCGACCGGGCACCACGCCGCCCTCGCGGCCGGCGTGAAGTTCGGCCACCGGGTCGTGGTGGTCGGCGACGGCGCGGTCGGGCTGTGCGCGGTGCTGGCCGCCCGGCGGCTCGGCGCCGAGAGCGTCACCGTGATCGGTCACCACGAGCAGCGCCTGGAGCTGGCCCGCCGGCTCGGCGCCACCGACGTGGTCAGCGGCCGCGGCGACAGTGTGGCCGAGCAGGTCATCACGCTGACCGGCGGCGCGCACGCGGTGCTGGAGTGCGTCGGGGCGCAGGCCGCGATGGACATGGCGGTCGCGGTGGCCCGCGACGGCGCCACGATCGGCTACGTCGGCGTGCCGCACCTGGTCGAGGGCATCGACCTGACCCAGCTGTTCAACCGCAACATCGACCTGGCCGGCGGGATCACCCCGGCCCGGGTCTACCTGCCGGAGCTGATGACCGACATCGCGCTGGGGAACCTGGACGCGAGCGCGGTCCTGGACTCGGTCGTCGACCTGGCCGGGGTGCCCGAGGGCTACCTGGCCATGGACGGGCGCAAGTCGCTCAAGGTCCGGGTGGACGTCAGCACCGTCTAG
- the mca gene encoding mycothiol conjugate amidase Mca: protein MAVHAHPDDESSKGAATMARYVDEGVDVLVVTATGGERGSILNPAMDRPEVLADLPEIRKAEMAKAREILGVRQDWLGFVDSGLPEGDPTPPLPEGCFGLMDPEEAAAPLVAEIRKQRPHVVLTYDENGGYPHPDHVMTHKISMVAFDAAGDPDRYPEAGEPWQPLKLYYHMSFGRSRMQQMHEALLEAGLESPYEEWLKDWDGEDTVTPRITTRIACSDWFERRDAALIAHATQIDPTGRWFSVPLTLRQQITPTEDYELARSLVDTDLPEDDLFAGVRERISA from the coding sequence ATGGCGGTGCACGCGCACCCCGACGACGAGTCGAGCAAGGGCGCCGCGACGATGGCGCGCTACGTCGACGAGGGCGTGGACGTGCTCGTGGTGACCGCGACCGGCGGGGAGCGGGGCTCGATCCTCAACCCGGCCATGGACCGGCCCGAGGTGCTGGCCGACTTGCCGGAGATCCGCAAGGCCGAGATGGCCAAGGCGCGCGAGATCCTCGGCGTCCGGCAGGACTGGCTCGGTTTCGTCGACTCCGGGCTGCCCGAGGGCGACCCGACGCCGCCGCTGCCGGAGGGCTGCTTCGGCCTCATGGACCCGGAGGAGGCCGCGGCCCCGCTGGTCGCGGAGATCCGGAAGCAGCGCCCGCATGTCGTGCTGACCTACGACGAGAACGGCGGCTATCCGCACCCGGACCACGTCATGACCCACAAGATCTCGATGGTGGCGTTCGACGCCGCCGGCGACCCGGACCGCTACCCGGAGGCCGGCGAGCCCTGGCAGCCGCTGAAGCTCTACTACCACATGAGCTTCGGCCGGAGCCGGATGCAGCAGATGCACGAGGCCCTGCTCGAGGCCGGCCTGGAGTCGCCGTACGAGGAGTGGCTGAAGGACTGGGACGGCGAGGACACGGTCACGCCGCGGATCACCACCCGGATCGCCTGCTCGGACTGGTTCGAGCGCCGGGACGCCGCGCTGATCGCGCACGCGACCCAGATCGACCCGACCGGGCGCTGGTTCTCGGTGCCGCTGACACTGCGCCAGCAGATCACCCCGACCGAGGACTACGAGCTGGCCCGGTCGCTGGTGGACACCGACCTACCCGAGGACGACCTGTTCGCGGGCGTCCGGGAGAGAATCAGCGCGTGA
- a CDS encoding Lrp/AsnC family transcriptional regulator, which yields MEPSEAVQNVRFDGLDARLVTLLAEQPRIGVLECARRLGVARGTAQARLDRLQARGVITGFGPDVDPGALGFGVSAFVTLEIAQGRGRDGVVAHLGGIPEVLQVHTVTGQGDLLCRIVARSNADLQRVIDAAVAHPDIRRTATLIALAAPIPYRVLPLVRAAASG from the coding sequence ATGGAGCCCTCGGAGGCTGTACAGAATGTTCGGTTCGACGGGCTGGATGCCCGGCTGGTGACCTTGCTGGCCGAGCAGCCCCGGATCGGCGTGCTGGAGTGCGCCCGGCGGCTCGGCGTGGCCCGCGGCACCGCGCAGGCGCGGCTGGACCGGCTGCAGGCCCGGGGCGTGATCACCGGCTTCGGGCCGGACGTGGACCCCGGTGCGCTCGGCTTCGGGGTCTCCGCGTTCGTCACGCTGGAGATCGCGCAGGGCCGCGGCCGGGACGGCGTGGTGGCGCACCTCGGCGGCATCCCGGAGGTGCTGCAGGTGCACACCGTGACCGGTCAGGGCGACCTGCTCTGCCGGATCGTGGCGCGCTCCAACGCCGACCTGCAGCGGGTCATCGACGCGGCCGTCGCCCACCCCGACATCCGGCGCACGGCAACCTTGATCGCCCTGGCCGCACCCATCCCTTACCGCGTCCTCCCACTGGTCCGCGCCGCGGCGTCGGGCTGA
- the dhaM gene encoding dihydroxyacetone kinase phosphoryl donor subunit DhaM, translated as MVGLVLVSHSATMARGLVELIDQLAPDVTIVTAAGTEDGRIGTSPDAVAAALTAADSGDGVVVIPDLGSAVLAVRVALEDVDESRFVLVDAPFVEGAVSAAVTAGTGATLDEVVAAAHEAREIPKF; from the coding sequence GTGGTCGGACTGGTCCTGGTCTCGCACTCCGCGACGATGGCGCGCGGCCTGGTCGAGCTGATCGACCAGCTCGCTCCGGACGTGACGATCGTCACCGCGGCCGGCACCGAGGACGGCCGGATCGGGACCTCCCCGGATGCGGTCGCGGCCGCGCTGACCGCGGCGGACTCCGGGGACGGCGTGGTCGTGATCCCCGATCTCGGCTCGGCCGTGCTGGCCGTCCGGGTCGCGCTGGAGGACGTGGACGAGTCCCGGTTCGTGCTGGTGGACGCGCCGTTCGTGGAGGGGGCGGTGTCCGCGGCCGTCACCGCGGGGACCGGCGCCACCCTCGACGAGGTCGTCGCCGCCGCCCACGAGGCGCGCGAGATCCCCAAGTTCTGA
- a CDS encoding LysR family transcriptional regulator, translated as MDLDKLRALVELSRLGTMTAVAGSTGYGTSAISQQLAALERQVGTRLLESEGRRVRLTPAGRRLAEHGRTILAAVTAAELDLAARDEPHGRLRIAGHTSALRFTVLPALPELARAYPEVRIDLHESEPDETELLLDDDRIDLGLVWDYTLVPKVWRHVPALLSSTPMVLAVPPGSAAPDRIRTPADLEPLRDVEWIGNSRSGGDEELARRLCAIAGWTPRIRHRADTLELLADLVAAGTGTCVLPAGSPEAARVRTVALDLVRTDVRVWAVVRAGTESWPATAAVIRHLAAAPPAVDPGPGPGVTPSA; from the coding sequence ATGGATCTCGACAAGCTGCGCGCGCTGGTGGAGCTGTCCCGGCTCGGCACGATGACCGCGGTCGCGGGCTCGACCGGCTACGGCACGTCCGCGATCAGCCAGCAGCTGGCCGCGCTGGAACGGCAGGTCGGCACCAGACTGCTGGAGTCCGAGGGGCGGCGGGTCCGGCTCACCCCGGCCGGCCGCCGGCTGGCCGAGCACGGCCGGACGATCCTGGCCGCCGTCACCGCGGCCGAGCTCGACCTGGCCGCGCGGGACGAGCCGCACGGGCGGCTGCGGATCGCCGGGCACACCTCCGCGCTGCGGTTCACGGTCCTGCCGGCGCTGCCCGAGCTGGCCCGGGCGTACCCGGAGGTGCGGATCGACCTGCACGAGAGCGAGCCGGACGAGACCGAGCTGCTGCTCGACGACGACCGGATCGACCTCGGGCTGGTCTGGGACTACACGCTGGTGCCGAAGGTCTGGCGGCACGTGCCGGCGCTGCTGTCCAGCACGCCGATGGTGCTCGCGGTGCCGCCGGGCTCGGCCGCGCCGGACCGGATCCGGACCCCGGCCGACCTGGAGCCGCTGCGGGACGTCGAGTGGATCGGCAACTCCCGCTCCGGCGGCGACGAGGAACTGGCCCGCCGGCTCTGCGCGATCGCCGGCTGGACGCCGCGGATCCGGCACCGGGCCGACACCCTCGAACTGCTGGCCGACCTGGTCGCGGCCGGGACCGGGACGTGCGTGCTGCCGGCCGGCAGTCCCGAGGCGGCCCGGGTCCGTACGGTCGCGCTCGACCTGGTCCGGACCGACGTCCGGGTCTGGGCCGTGGTCCGGGCCGGCACCGAGTCCTGGCCGGCGACGGCGGCCGTGATCCGCCACCTCGCCGCAGCGCCGCCGGCCGTCGATCCGGGCCCTGGGCCGGGCGTTACGCCGTCGGCTTAG
- a CDS encoding hemolysin III family protein, giving the protein MTDTLVAAVAARPRLRGWLHLWAFAVSVAAGIVLVAVAGATRGAEAGTATAIYALTVCLLFGTSAIYHRVKWATPSRHRLLARLDHSMIFVFIAGTYTPFAVLAMPERTGTIVLAVVWTGALGGVLMKTIWSGLPRWLSAPLYLGLGWVAVFTLPDLLHQGGVAAFVLVAIGGLLYTYGAIVYAMQRPDPWPRTFGYHEVFHLCTVVAALCHMVAVWLAVY; this is encoded by the coding sequence GTGACCGACACCCTCGTAGCCGCCGTCGCCGCGCGGCCCCGGCTTCGCGGATGGCTCCACCTGTGGGCCTTCGCCGTCTCGGTCGCGGCCGGCATCGTCCTGGTCGCGGTCGCCGGTGCCACCCGCGGGGCCGAAGCCGGGACCGCCACCGCGATCTACGCGCTGACCGTCTGCCTGCTCTTCGGCACCTCCGCGATCTACCACCGGGTCAAATGGGCCACCCCGAGCCGGCACCGGCTGCTGGCCCGGCTCGACCACTCGATGATCTTCGTGTTCATCGCCGGCACGTACACGCCGTTCGCGGTGCTGGCCATGCCGGAACGGACCGGCACCATCGTGCTGGCCGTGGTCTGGACGGGCGCGCTCGGCGGCGTGCTGATGAAGACGATCTGGTCCGGCCTGCCGCGCTGGCTGTCGGCGCCGCTCTACCTGGGCCTGGGCTGGGTGGCCGTGTTCACCCTGCCCGACCTGCTGCACCAGGGCGGGGTGGCCGCGTTCGTGCTGGTCGCGATCGGCGGCCTGCTCTACACGTACGGCGCGATCGTGTACGCGATGCAGCGGCCGGACCCCTGGCCGCGCACGTTCGGCTACCACGAGGTGTTCCACCTCTGCACCGTGGTCGCCGCGCTCTGTCACATGGTCGCGGTCTGGCTCGCCGTCTACTAG
- a CDS encoding DUF885 domain-containing protein, which yields MDVAREYVLLGLRFDRLSEGFVDAYTGDPALRAQVAGEARPLPVALAAQARALLAELPSSGLPADRVAYLQAQLTALECNARKLGGEAVGFTAEVAAYFQVEIGLGDEDEYAAAHDRLDALLPGSGPLVERYAAYRTGDECPPERLDGLVRDLSSALRDVVRSGYGLPEGETVDYQIVTDEPWSGFNYYLGGYQSRVAINADLPHRLSQLPHLVAHESYPGHHTEHCRKERGLVGVEGRLEHTIFLVNTPECLVAEGLADLGIPASVGAGWGPWAQEVYADLRLGFDGHLAEQVTLAVQGLDRARQDAALLLHDRGASADEVVAFLQRWMLVPEKRARQSLRFLSHPLWRAYTSTYVEGYRLLSAWLAARPSDQSIGARFVRLLDEPLTPSRLAAEVGV from the coding sequence GTGGATGTCGCGCGGGAGTACGTGCTGCTGGGGTTGCGGTTCGATCGGTTGTCCGAGGGGTTCGTCGACGCGTACACGGGCGACCCGGCGCTGCGGGCCCAGGTCGCAGGCGAGGCCCGGCCGCTGCCGGTCGCGCTGGCGGCGCAGGCCAGGGCCCTGCTGGCCGAGTTGCCGTCCTCGGGCCTGCCCGCGGACCGGGTGGCCTACCTGCAGGCGCAGCTGACCGCGCTGGAGTGCAACGCCCGCAAGCTCGGCGGCGAGGCGGTCGGTTTCACCGCCGAGGTCGCGGCGTACTTCCAGGTCGAGATCGGGCTCGGCGACGAGGACGAGTACGCGGCCGCGCACGACCGGCTGGACGCGCTGCTGCCCGGCTCCGGCCCGCTCGTGGAACGGTACGCGGCCTACCGGACGGGCGACGAGTGCCCGCCGGAGCGGCTCGACGGGCTGGTCCGGGACCTGTCCTCGGCGCTGCGGGACGTGGTCCGGTCGGGGTACGGGCTGCCCGAGGGCGAGACCGTCGACTACCAGATCGTCACCGACGAGCCCTGGAGCGGCTTCAACTACTACCTCGGCGGCTACCAGTCCCGGGTCGCGATCAACGCCGACCTGCCGCACCGGCTGTCCCAGCTGCCGCACCTGGTCGCGCACGAGTCGTACCCGGGGCACCACACGGAGCACTGCCGCAAGGAGCGTGGCCTGGTCGGCGTCGAGGGCCGGCTGGAGCACACGATCTTCCTGGTCAACACGCCCGAGTGCCTGGTCGCGGAGGGGCTGGCCGACCTCGGTATCCCGGCCTCGGTCGGCGCCGGCTGGGGCCCCTGGGCCCAGGAGGTGTACGCCGACCTGCGGCTCGGATTCGACGGGCACCTGGCCGAGCAGGTGACGCTCGCGGTACAGGGCCTGGACCGGGCCCGGCAGGACGCGGCGCTGCTGCTGCACGACCGGGGCGCGTCCGCGGACGAGGTCGTGGCGTTCCTGCAGCGCTGGATGCTGGTACCGGAGAAGCGGGCCCGGCAGTCGCTGCGGTTCCTGTCCCATCCGCTCTGGCGCGCGTACACCTCGACGTACGTGGAGGGGTACCGGCTGCTGTCGGCCTGGCTGGCGGCCCGGCCGTCGGACCAGTCGATCGGCGCGCGGTTCGTACGGTTGCTGGACGAGCCGCTCACCCCGAGCCGGCTCGCCGCCGAAGTGGGGGTCTGA
- the greA gene encoding transcription elongation factor GreA: MTDNSTPVTWLTREAYDRLKAELDSLVEGRTVIAAEISARREEGDLKENGGYHAAREEQGKQEARIRQLQELLRTAQVGDAPTHSGVAGPGMVVTVRFDDDDESETFLIGSREESASLEVYSAASPLGRALDGAKVGETRTYETPNGKTMSVTLQKAEPFTS, translated from the coding sequence ATGACGGACAACAGCACCCCCGTCACCTGGCTCACGCGGGAGGCCTACGACCGCCTCAAGGCCGAGCTCGATTCCCTGGTCGAGGGCCGGACGGTCATCGCCGCGGAGATCAGCGCCCGGCGCGAGGAGGGTGACCTCAAGGAGAACGGCGGCTACCACGCCGCCCGCGAGGAGCAGGGCAAGCAGGAGGCGCGCATCCGGCAGCTGCAGGAGCTGCTGCGGACGGCGCAGGTCGGCGACGCGCCGACGCACTCCGGCGTGGCCGGGCCGGGCATGGTCGTGACCGTGCGGTTCGACGACGACGACGAGAGCGAGACGTTCCTGATCGGCTCCCGCGAGGAGAGCGCGTCGCTGGAGGTCTACTCGGCGGCCTCGCCGCTGGGCAGGGCGCTGGACGGGGCCAAGGTCGGCGAGACCCGGACGTACGAGACGCCCAACGGCAAGACGATGAGCGTCACGCTGCAGAAGGCAGAACCCTTTACCTCGTGA